In one Kitasatospora cineracea genomic region, the following are encoded:
- a CDS encoding helix-turn-helix domain-containing protein produces MRNDDLPGEEDHRLAARLAALRTDRGWSLDELARRSGISRSTLSRLERAELSPTAAQLGRLCSAHGRTVSRLLAEVEAEPPGLLRAADQPRWHDPATGFARRSVSPPHPGLRAELVEGTLQPGAAVRYDAPPVPGLEQHLWVLDGELHLELDGTVHHLAAGDCLRYRLHGTSGFHCPGPHPARYLIALVLP; encoded by the coding sequence GTGAGAAACGACGACCTCCCGGGCGAGGAGGACCACCGCCTGGCCGCCCGCCTCGCCGCCCTGCGCACCGACCGCGGCTGGTCACTGGACGAACTCGCCCGCCGCAGCGGCATCAGCCGCTCCACGCTGTCCCGGCTGGAACGCGCCGAACTCAGCCCGACGGCCGCCCAGCTCGGCCGGCTCTGCTCCGCCCACGGCCGCACCGTCTCCCGGCTGCTGGCCGAGGTCGAGGCCGAACCGCCCGGCCTGCTGCGCGCCGCCGACCAGCCGCGCTGGCACGACCCGGCCACCGGCTTCGCCCGCCGCTCCGTCTCGCCCCCGCACCCCGGGCTGCGCGCCGAACTGGTCGAGGGCACCCTCCAGCCCGGCGCGGCCGTCCGCTACGACGCCCCGCCCGTCCCCGGCCTGGAACAGCACCTGTGGGTGCTGGACGGCGAACTGCACCTGGAACTCGACGGCACCGTGCACCACCTCGCCGCGGGCGACTGCCTCCGCTACCGCCTGCACGGCACCTCCGGCTTCCACTGCCCCGGCCCCCACCCCGCCCGCTACCTGATCGCCCTGGTGCTGCCATGA
- a CDS encoding GNAT family N-acetyltransferase, producing the protein MTPPPLLLTPEGLDARRDTLADLLLDAVADGASVGFLAGTTHAEAAAWWDTLRPSVADGTRLLWVTEDPAGRALGTVSLLREQKPNGRHRAEIAKLLVHRTARGAGLGRHLLTHAEQAARTTGTTLLLLDTQTGSPAEHLYRTAHWTPFGTVPAHAATPDGTLADTTHYYKHLA; encoded by the coding sequence ATGACCCCGCCCCCGCTGCTGCTCACCCCCGAGGGCCTGGACGCCCGCCGCGACACCCTCGCCGACCTGCTGCTGGACGCGGTCGCCGACGGCGCCTCGGTCGGCTTCCTGGCCGGCACCACCCACGCCGAGGCCGCCGCCTGGTGGGACACCCTCCGCCCCTCCGTCGCCGACGGCACCCGCCTGCTCTGGGTCACCGAGGACCCCGCCGGCCGGGCCCTGGGCACCGTCTCCCTGCTCCGCGAACAGAAACCGAACGGCCGCCACCGCGCCGAGATCGCCAAACTCCTGGTCCACCGCACCGCCCGCGGCGCGGGCCTCGGCCGCCACCTGCTGACCCACGCCGAACAGGCCGCCCGCACCACCGGCACCACCCTCCTCCTGCTCGACACCCAGACCGGCAGCCCCGCCGAACACCTCTACCGCACCGCCCACTGGACCCCCTTCGGCACCGTCCCCGCCCACGCCGCCACCCCGGACGGCACCCTCGCCGACACCACCCACTACTACAAACACCTCGCCTGA